A single genomic interval of Zunongwangia sp. HGR-M22 harbors:
- a CDS encoding GNAT family N-acetyltransferase — MEKPIKHKDNDRMGMFYLEGEKGIIAELTYTKKNEHVITVDHTEVKRQFEGQGIATRLVKEAVKFARDNNLKIDPLCPFTEVMFDRNPEYSDVRA; from the coding sequence ATGGAAAAGCCTATAAAACATAAGGACAATGATCGAATGGGCATGTTTTACTTGGAAGGTGAAAAAGGTATTATTGCTGAACTTACTTACACCAAGAAAAACGAACATGTGATCACTGTAGATCATACTGAAGTAAAAAGACAATTTGAAGGTCAAGGCATAGCCACAAGATTGGTTAAAGAAGCTGTGAAATTTGCAAGAGATAATAATTTAAAAATTGATCCGCTTTGCCCTTTTACTGAAGTTATGTTTGATAGAAATCCAGAATATTCTGATGTTAGAGCATAA
- the nqrF gene encoding NADH:ubiquinone reductase (Na(+)-transporting) subunit F — MTVIIASIVVFLILVLLLVSILLGAKAKLIPSGPVKINVNGEKDLEVSSGGTLLGTLGSEKLFLPSACGGGGTCIQCKCIVKEGGGTLLPTEEPHFTRKEIADGWRLGCQVKVKQDMKIQIPEEVFGIKKWEATVVRNYNVASFIKEFVVEIPEDMDYKAGGYIQIEIPKCEIPYKDIDITAHPEEHETPDKFQAEWDKFNLWPLVMKNNETVERAYSMASYPAEGREIMLNVRIATPPWDRGKNDWMSVNPGIASSYIFSRKKGDKVTISGPYGEFFINESEAEMLYVGGGAGMAPMRSHLYHLFRTVKTGRKVTYWYGGRSKRELFYTEHFRALERDFPNFKFYLALSEPMEEDNWKVKEGIDGEGDGFVGFIHQVVIDNYLSHHDEPEEIEYYFCGPPLMNKAVEKMTEDFGVPRENVRFDDFGG, encoded by the coding sequence ATGACAGTTATAATTGCAAGTATCGTTGTATTCTTAATTTTGGTTCTTCTTTTAGTTTCTATCCTTTTAGGAGCTAAAGCGAAGCTAATACCTTCGGGACCTGTTAAAATTAATGTAAACGGAGAAAAAGATCTAGAAGTAAGTTCAGGTGGAACACTTTTAGGAACTTTAGGCTCAGAAAAGCTTTTCCTTCCATCTGCCTGTGGTGGAGGTGGTACATGTATTCAGTGTAAGTGTATCGTTAAAGAAGGAGGAGGAACACTTTTACCTACAGAAGAGCCGCATTTTACCCGTAAAGAAATAGCTGATGGGTGGAGACTTGGATGCCAGGTAAAAGTAAAGCAGGATATGAAAATTCAGATTCCTGAAGAAGTATTTGGTATCAAGAAATGGGAAGCTACTGTAGTGAGAAATTACAATGTTGCTTCTTTCATTAAAGAATTTGTAGTAGAGATTCCAGAGGATATGGATTACAAAGCTGGTGGTTATATCCAGATTGAAATTCCTAAATGTGAAATTCCTTATAAAGATATCGATATCACAGCGCACCCGGAAGAACATGAAACTCCGGATAAATTCCAGGCTGAGTGGGATAAATTTAATTTATGGCCATTAGTGATGAAGAATAATGAAACTGTAGAGCGTGCTTACTCTATGGCTTCTTATCCTGCGGAAGGACGCGAAATTATGTTGAACGTTCGTATTGCTACCCCGCCATGGGATCGTGGTAAAAACGATTGGATGTCTGTAAATCCTGGTATTGCTTCTTCTTATATATTCTCAAGGAAAAAAGGAGATAAAGTAACAATTTCAGGTCCTTACGGTGAATTCTTTATTAACGAAAGTGAGGCAGAAATGCTTTATGTAGGTGGTGGAGCCGGTATGGCACCAATGCGTTCTCACCTTTATCACCTTTTCCGTACAGTTAAAACTGGAAGAAAAGTGACTTATTGGTATGGTGGTCGTTCTAAGCGTGAATTGTTTTACACAGAACATTTTAGAGCATTAGAAAGAGATTTTCCTAACTTCAAATTTTATCTTGCCCTTTCAGAACCCATGGAAGAGGATAACTGGAAAGTAAAAGAAGGTATCGACGGTGAAGGAGACGGATTTGTAGGATTTATTCACCAAGTAGTGATAGATAATTATTTAAGTCATCATGACGAACCAGAGGAAATAGAATATTATTTCTGTGGGCCACCATTGATGAACAAAGCAGTGGAGAAGATGACCGAAGATTTTGGAGTTCCAAGAGAGAATGTAAGATTCGATGATTTTGGAGGTTAA
- the map gene encoding type I methionyl aminopeptidase: MIIPKTREEIELMRESAQIVSKTLGMLAPEVKPGVTTLQLDKLAEEFIKDHGAHPGFLGMYDFPNSLCMSPNAQVVHGIPSDTPLEEGDIISIDCGALKNGFYGDHAYTFAVGEIAPETQKLLEVTKESLYIGIREFKAGNRVGDVGYAIQKYTEDHGYGVVRELVGHGLGANMHEDPEMPNYGKRGRGKKFVEGMVVAIEPMTNLGTRRIKQLPDGWTILTADNKPSAHFEHDVALIDGKPELLSTFSYIYDALGIESNEEDEFRAKTYD, from the coding sequence ATGATTATACCTAAGACAAGGGAAGAGATTGAATTAATGCGTGAAAGCGCACAAATCGTATCGAAAACTCTTGGTATGTTAGCGCCAGAGGTAAAACCTGGAGTAACTACCTTACAGTTAGATAAACTGGCTGAAGAGTTTATTAAAGACCATGGAGCCCACCCTGGCTTTTTGGGAATGTATGATTTCCCAAATTCATTATGTATGAGTCCTAATGCGCAAGTAGTGCACGGGATTCCTAGCGATACTCCCCTTGAGGAAGGTGATATTATTTCTATTGATTGTGGTGCTTTAAAAAATGGTTTCTACGGAGACCATGCCTATACTTTCGCAGTTGGAGAAATTGCCCCTGAAACACAAAAACTCTTGGAAGTAACTAAAGAATCACTTTATATAGGAATAAGAGAATTTAAAGCCGGCAATCGCGTCGGTGATGTTGGCTATGCCATTCAGAAATATACTGAAGACCATGGCTACGGAGTTGTTCGTGAGCTTGTTGGCCACGGCCTTGGCGCTAATATGCATGAAGACCCTGAAATGCCGAATTATGGCAAACGAGGTCGAGGAAAAAAGTTTGTAGAAGGAATGGTCGTTGCGATCGAGCCTATGACTAATTTAGGTACACGTCGTATAAAACAGCTTCCCGATGGCTGGACTATTTTAACTGCAGATAATAAACCAAGTGCTCATTTTGAACATGACGTAGCTTTAATTGACGGCAAACCGGAGCTGTTGTCTACCTTCAGTTATATCTATGATGCTTTAGGCATAGAGAGTAATGAAGAAGATGAATTTAGAGCAAAAACCTATGATTAA
- a CDS encoding BT0820 family HAD-type phosphatase, producing the protein MPPTLTIAIDFDGTIVENKYPDIGKPLLFAFETLKKLQDDGHNLILWTYRKGSRLDEAVSFCKKNGIVFYAINKSYPEENYDESLSRKILADIFIDDRNIGGMLGWGEIYQMLSSDESSKAKQTSKKKKSRFFGRL; encoded by the coding sequence ATGCCCCCTACACTAACAATAGCGATAGATTTTGATGGTACTATTGTAGAAAATAAGTACCCAGACATAGGAAAGCCCTTATTGTTTGCTTTTGAAACATTAAAAAAGCTTCAAGACGATGGGCATAACCTTATTCTATGGACTTACCGTAAAGGCTCACGTTTAGATGAAGCCGTAAGCTTTTGTAAAAAAAATGGTATTGTATTCTATGCCATTAATAAAAGCTATCCTGAAGAAAATTACGATGAAAGTTTAAGTCGGAAGATTTTAGCAGACATTTTTATTGATGATCGTAATATTGGTGGCATGCTTGGTTGGGGAGAAATATATCAAATGCTCTCTAGCGACGAATCTAGCAAAGCAAAACAAACTAGTAAAAAGAAAAAAAGCCGATTTTTCGGTAGATTATAA
- a CDS encoding thioredoxin family protein translates to MIKFIPFLAAVLLGCGSIVNSNSKNSTGTAENTTVQQSMLLGKFEKADLMQKPYSSWFEPRYKQFSPQEDAMATIKENINDYEIKIFMGTWCGDSKRETPRFFKILDEANYDMSKLEAVAVDYSKSTPEKYEEKVNLNRVPTMIFYKNGKEVNRFVEFAQKSLEEDIAKIVSGEDYANSYAE, encoded by the coding sequence ATGATAAAATTTATTCCATTTCTAGCTGCCGTACTTTTAGGGTGCGGCAGTATAGTAAATAGTAATAGCAAGAATAGCACCGGTACGGCAGAAAATACGACCGTTCAGCAAAGTATGCTTCTAGGAAAGTTCGAAAAAGCTGATCTTATGCAAAAGCCTTATTCTTCGTGGTTTGAGCCTCGCTACAAACAGTTTTCACCACAAGAGGATGCTATGGCTACCATCAAAGAAAATATTAATGATTACGAGATTAAAATCTTTATGGGTACTTGGTGTGGTGATAGCAAAAGAGAAACTCCAAGATTTTTTAAAATTTTGGACGAGGCGAATTACGACATGAGCAAATTGGAAGCTGTAGCGGTAGATTATAGCAAATCTACTCCAGAAAAATACGAAGAGAAAGTAAATCTAAATCGCGTTCCGACCATGATATTCTATAAAAATGGTAAAGAAGTAAATCGATTTGTAGAATTTGCTCAGAAAAGTTTAGAAGAAGATATCGCTAAAATCGTTAGCGGAGAAGATTACGCCAATTCTTACGCCGAATAA
- a CDS encoding HNH endonuclease signature motif containing protein: MIKNFRGEVWKTLHKEEWEDRFVYKVSNYGRLVSFLKNKEEGELMRGGRVGGYLNFAVKLKSGKSKTYYIHRIVAELFLDKKEGDKYVIHKNFEKDDNRVENIAWATKEEWVAHQYNSPSVKENKKKRKLRKVTSYSKLTYAQAVILKKKLLDPNRKTRIRVLAKQFGVSEMQLYRIKSGENWGDIEV, from the coding sequence ATGATTAAAAATTTCAGAGGAGAGGTTTGGAAAACCCTACACAAAGAAGAATGGGAAGACCGTTTTGTCTACAAAGTATCTAATTACGGTAGACTGGTAAGCTTCCTTAAAAACAAAGAAGAAGGCGAATTAATGCGTGGTGGCCGTGTTGGCGGTTACCTCAATTTCGCTGTAAAGTTGAAGTCTGGAAAATCCAAGACATATTACATACACCGTATAGTAGCAGAATTATTTCTGGATAAAAAAGAAGGTGATAAGTATGTGATTCATAAAAACTTTGAAAAAGACGATAATCGCGTCGAAAATATTGCTTGGGCTACTAAAGAAGAGTGGGTAGCACATCAATATAATAGCCCTAGTGTAAAAGAAAACAAGAAAAAACGGAAGCTTAGAAAAGTAACGTCGTATTCTAAATTAACTTATGCACAAGCTGTTATTCTTAAAAAGAAACTTTTAGATCCAAACAGAAAAACAAGAATTCGGGTTCTTGCGAAACAGTTTGGTGTTTCAGAAATGCAGTTATACCGAATTAAATCTGGCGAGAATTGGGGAGATATCGAAGTTTAG
- a CDS encoding class I SAM-dependent methyltransferase has protein sequence MKKLFKKILNTVPRPLLIRLSYFVKPFLVLTLKGNTYTDPIDGKSFKKFLPYGYEHQRENVLSPSTLSLERHRLLWLYLKQETNFFKADIKVLHFAPEQAFYKRFRKLKNLDYTTTDLNSPLADVKADICNLPFKNGQYDFILCNHVLEHIPDDTKAMQEIFRVLKPGGTAILQIPQELDRATTFEDDSITDPKERTRIFGQYDHVRVYGRDYFDKLRSIGFSVDEVDYTDEISSEEVDKYRLAKGEIIPVCKKV, from the coding sequence ATGAAAAAGCTTTTTAAAAAAATTCTCAATACAGTCCCAAGACCGTTATTAATACGTCTTAGCTATTTTGTTAAGCCTTTTTTGGTACTAACCTTAAAGGGTAATACTTACACAGATCCTATTGATGGTAAAAGCTTCAAAAAGTTTTTACCTTACGGCTACGAGCATCAAAGGGAAAATGTATTGTCGCCTTCTACCTTATCATTAGAACGTCACAGGCTTTTATGGCTATATTTAAAGCAAGAAACTAATTTCTTTAAAGCCGATATCAAGGTATTACATTTTGCTCCTGAACAGGCTTTCTATAAAAGATTCAGAAAACTAAAGAATCTTGATTATACCACAACAGATCTTAACTCGCCATTAGCAGATGTAAAAGCTGATATCTGTAATTTACCATTCAAAAATGGCCAATATGATTTTATATTATGTAATCACGTATTGGAGCATATTCCAGATGATACGAAAGCCATGCAGGAAATTTTCCGCGTTCTAAAGCCTGGTGGAACCGCAATTTTACAAATTCCGCAAGAATTAGATAGAGCAACTACTTTTGAAGATGATAGTATCACCGATCCTAAAGAAAGAACACGCATTTTTGGACAATACGACCATGTACGTGTCTACGGTAGGGATTATTTCGACAAACTAAGAAGCATAGGCTTTAGCGTTGATGAAGTCGATTATACCGATGAAATTTCTTCAGAAGAAGTTGATAAATATCGTTTAGCTAAAGGAGAAATTATTCCCGTTTGCAAAAAGGTTTAA
- a CDS encoding ClpP family protease — protein MKDKPGKIQDKIDAKFLEERKIFLWGPVDDKSAKHVIDRLLYLDLEGKEEIQLYINSPGGYVTDGFAIYDTIQAIEAPVSTICTGLAASMGSILLSAGKKGRRFIQPHAKVMIHQPSGGARGQASNIEIQATEILKTKELSAEILAKNCGQSVEKVMKDFNRDYWMDAKESLEYGIIDDILK, from the coding sequence ATGAAAGATAAACCAGGAAAAATTCAGGATAAAATAGACGCTAAATTTCTAGAAGAACGTAAAATATTCTTGTGGGGGCCTGTAGACGATAAATCTGCAAAGCATGTTATAGACCGTTTACTTTATCTTGATTTGGAAGGAAAAGAAGAAATTCAACTTTACATCAACAGCCCAGGTGGATATGTAACCGATGGTTTTGCCATTTATGATACCATCCAGGCGATTGAAGCTCCAGTATCTACTATTTGCACAGGACTTGCTGCATCTATGGGTTCTATTCTACTTTCTGCGGGTAAAAAAGGAAGACGCTTTATACAACCTCATGCTAAAGTAATGATTCATCAACCATCTGGTGGCGCAAGAGGTCAGGCTTCAAATATTGAAATTCAAGCTACTGAAATTTTAAAAACTAAAGAACTGAGTGCTGAGATTCTAGCTAAAAACTGTGGCCAAAGTGTAGAAAAAGTAATGAAAGATTTTAATCGTGATTACTGGATGGACGCTAAAGAATCTCTTGAATATGGCATTATAGATGATATTTTGAAGTAA
- a CDS encoding Na(+)-translocating NADH-quinone reductase subunit F, with product MANELTKQELHNLAMNVVGEDLEKNGYEFLGVNSSIKANPQFVALKNKKLHFVVVRAIQYPKNPKVMDRIYMETMKDHASKFEARAFYAGVGIANAKDYELPVTHDDNYIINYDGWQEV from the coding sequence ATGGCGAACGAATTGACAAAACAAGAACTACATAACCTTGCAATGAATGTAGTTGGGGAAGATTTGGAGAAGAATGGATACGAATTTCTTGGCGTAAATAGTAGTATAAAAGCAAATCCGCAATTTGTAGCTTTAAAAAATAAAAAGCTTCATTTTGTTGTTGTTCGGGCTATTCAGTATCCTAAGAATCCTAAAGTTATGGATAGAATCTATATGGAAACCATGAAAGATCATGCGTCTAAATTTGAGGCTCGTGCTTTTTATGCCGGGGTAGGAATCGCAAATGCTAAAGATTACGAATTACCAGTAACTCACGATGATAATTATATAATAAACTATGATGGTTGGCAAGAAGTTTAA
- a CDS encoding murein L,D-transpeptidase catalytic domain family protein translates to MTRRLMAVAVILMFSTAFSGSTPSTELHLTKDENLLAELDHFEIEKTELSFEEKVGMLYDTFKDKNESMPKVEAFQNAMKGYYKLEDEGRVKNKLLTIIDFDLSSKKKRFWVLDMENQDVLFNTYTSHGKNSGWEFAKSFSNAVNSHKSSLGFYVTGETYYGKNGLSLFIDGMEKGFNSNARKRYVVIHGSDYVNESFVTSRGRAGRSYGCPAVPRIISKKIINTIKGNSVVYINKSYEEYLESSSYLNSKKA, encoded by the coding sequence ATGACGAGAAGATTGATGGCTGTAGCGGTAATTTTAATGTTTTCAACGGCCTTTTCGGGTTCTACCCCAAGCACCGAACTTCATTTAACAAAAGATGAAAATTTATTAGCTGAATTAGATCATTTTGAAATTGAGAAGACAGAACTTTCCTTTGAAGAAAAAGTAGGAATGCTTTACGACACTTTTAAAGATAAAAATGAAAGTATGCCAAAAGTAGAGGCTTTTCAAAACGCTATGAAAGGTTACTACAAATTGGAAGATGAAGGAAGAGTTAAAAATAAATTACTTACAATTATAGATTTCGATCTATCTTCTAAAAAGAAAAGATTCTGGGTTTTAGACATGGAAAATCAAGATGTGCTTTTTAATACGTACACTTCGCATGGTAAAAATTCGGGATGGGAGTTTGCTAAAAGTTTTTCAAATGCAGTAAACAGTCATAAAAGTAGTTTAGGTTTTTATGTTACTGGTGAAACGTATTATGGTAAAAACGGACTTTCACTTTTTATTGATGGTATGGAAAAAGGATTTAATAGCAATGCTAGAAAGCGTTACGTAGTAATTCATGGTTCTGATTATGTTAATGAAAGTTTTGTGACTAGTAGAGGTAGGGCTGGCCGTAGTTATGGATGTCCTGCAGTGCCAAGAATTATTTCTAAGAAAATAATCAATACTATCAAAGGTAACTCTGTAGTTTATATAAACAAAAGTTATGAGGAATACCTAGAAAGCAGCTCGTATTTAAATAGTAAAAAAGCTTAA
- a CDS encoding FAD:protein FMN transferase produces the protein MMVGKKFKFTVLTIIIGLLLIGCEGNEFEEKNYSGSALGTTYHIKIFTGKEDLKVDKGLDSIFQVINKSLSTYWKDSDITLINKGVDSIIVDENFKRVFKGSKKIYEETDGYFDPTVGNLVNAYGFGPDKRLERLQDQTIDSLLKYVGLDKIQLSSEGKIIKQDPEIYLDFNAIAKGYTLDVIAEFFDHLGVKNYLIELGGELVSRGEHITKQKPFVVAIDDPRQEEGERTFQATLELKNKAMATSGNYRKFRIDSITGERFVHTINPLTGKPERSNLLSVSVLAENCMLADGYATAFMALGLEKSKKVAAKLDNIDVYLIYAENDSTKVYTSEGFSKVLLD, from the coding sequence ATGATGGTTGGCAAGAAGTTTAAATTTACAGTACTAACAATAATAATTGGCCTATTATTAATTGGATGTGAGGGAAACGAATTTGAAGAAAAGAATTACTCGGGATCTGCATTAGGAACTACCTATCATATTAAAATCTTTACCGGTAAAGAAGATTTAAAAGTTGATAAAGGTCTTGATAGTATTTTTCAGGTTATCAATAAGTCTTTGAGTACTTACTGGAAAGATTCAGATATTACACTTATAAATAAAGGAGTAGATTCTATTATAGTAGACGAGAACTTTAAAAGAGTTTTCAAAGGGTCTAAAAAGATCTATGAGGAAACCGATGGATATTTTGATCCAACGGTTGGAAATTTGGTTAATGCCTATGGTTTTGGACCGGATAAACGTTTAGAGCGTTTGCAAGATCAAACAATAGATTCATTATTGAAATATGTTGGCTTAGATAAAATTCAGTTATCTTCTGAAGGAAAAATTATAAAGCAAGATCCTGAAATTTATCTCGATTTTAATGCGATCGCAAAAGGATACACATTAGATGTTATCGCCGAATTTTTTGATCATCTTGGGGTAAAGAACTATTTAATTGAATTGGGTGGAGAATTAGTAAGTAGGGGAGAGCATATCACTAAACAGAAACCTTTTGTCGTGGCCATAGACGACCCAAGACAGGAAGAAGGTGAAAGAACCTTTCAGGCAACATTAGAGCTTAAAAATAAGGCCATGGCTACTTCTGGTAATTATAGAAAATTTAGAATAGATTCTATTACTGGAGAACGATTTGTACATACTATAAATCCGCTTACGGGTAAACCAGAAAGAAGTAATTTGTTAAGTGTATCTGTACTTGCTGAAAATTGTATGTTGGCTGATGGTTATGCCACAGCATTTATGGCTCTTGGTTTAGAAAAGTCTAAAAAAGTTGCAGCGAAATTAGATAATATCGATGTATATCTTATTTATGCTGAAAATGATTCAACTAAGGTGTATACTTCAGAAGGTTTTAGTAAAGTTTTACTCGATTAA
- the gpmI gene encoding 2,3-bisphosphoglycerate-independent phosphoglycerate mutase produces MNKKVLLMILDGWGQTQNAEVSAVAKAKTPFIDEISEKYPHAQLRTDGMNVGLPEGQMGNSEVGHMNLGAGRVVYQDLVKINQAVKNESLIEEPALREAFEYAKKNDKPIHFMGLLSNGGVHSHINHIKGLLTAAENYGIKNKYLHAFTDGRDVDPHSGKGFVEEIQQHLDKTNGELASIIGRYFAMDRDKRWERVEKAYDLIVKGEGKKTQDPVQAVQESYDNDISDEFIEPIVVTKKDGTPVAKLNEKDVVIFFNFRTDRGRQLTQALSQDDFPEYEMKKMPFYYVTLTKYDDSFENINVIFKKDNIKSTLGEVLEYVGKKQIRIAETEKYPHVTFFFSGGREEPFKGESRIMCNSPKVATYDLQPEMSAYEIRDKIIPELNKKSADFICLNFANPDMVGHTGVFEAAVKACETVDECAKDVCTAAMDNDYSVIVIADHGNSETMINEDGSPNTAHTTNPVPLILLDKDIKEIKSGKLGDIAPTILKLMGIEKPELMTQDSLVD; encoded by the coding sequence ATGAATAAGAAGGTATTATTAATGATTTTGGACGGTTGGGGACAAACTCAAAATGCAGAAGTTTCTGCCGTAGCAAAAGCCAAAACTCCATTCATAGACGAAATTTCAGAAAAATATCCTCACGCACAACTTAGAACTGACGGTATGAACGTTGGTCTCCCTGAAGGACAAATGGGTAATAGTGAAGTTGGCCACATGAATTTGGGTGCCGGTCGTGTAGTATACCAGGATCTTGTAAAAATAAACCAGGCAGTAAAAAATGAATCCCTTATAGAGGAGCCTGCTTTACGTGAAGCTTTTGAATATGCCAAGAAAAACGATAAGCCTATACACTTTATGGGGCTTTTAAGCAATGGTGGTGTTCATTCACATATCAATCATATAAAAGGACTTTTAACCGCTGCTGAAAACTACGGAATAAAGAATAAATATCTGCACGCATTTACAGATGGGCGTGATGTAGATCCACATTCAGGAAAAGGTTTTGTAGAAGAAATCCAACAACATTTAGATAAAACTAATGGAGAATTAGCTTCTATTATTGGACGCTATTTTGCGATGGATCGTGATAAGCGTTGGGAACGTGTAGAAAAAGCTTACGACCTGATTGTTAAAGGAGAAGGTAAGAAAACACAAGATCCAGTACAGGCTGTACAAGAAAGTTATGATAACGATATAAGTGATGAATTTATAGAGCCTATCGTTGTGACTAAAAAAGATGGCACGCCTGTTGCTAAATTAAATGAAAAGGACGTAGTGATATTTTTCAATTTTAGAACAGACCGTGGACGCCAACTTACTCAGGCATTAAGTCAAGACGACTTCCCGGAGTATGAAATGAAGAAAATGCCATTTTATTACGTTACTTTAACAAAATATGATGACAGCTTTGAAAATATCAATGTGATTTTCAAAAAGGATAACATTAAAAGTACCCTAGGAGAAGTTCTGGAGTATGTCGGTAAAAAGCAAATCAGAATTGCTGAAACTGAAAAATATCCACATGTAACTTTTTTCTTTTCTGGTGGTCGAGAAGAACCTTTTAAAGGAGAAAGTAGAATTATGTGTAATTCTCCAAAAGTTGCTACTTACGACTTGCAACCAGAAATGAGTGCTTATGAAATTAGAGATAAAATTATTCCTGAATTGAATAAAAAATCGGCTGATTTTATTTGCTTAAACTTTGCAAATCCAGACATGGTTGGTCACACAGGAGTTTTTGAGGCTGCCGTTAAAGCCTGCGAAACAGTAGATGAATGTGCTAAAGACGTTTGCACAGCTGCTATGGATAATGATTACTCAGTAATTGTTATTGCAGATCACGGTAACAGTGAAACAATGATTAATGAAGATGGTTCACCAAATACAGCGCATACTACGAATCCAGTGCCTTTAATTCTTTTAGATAAAGATATTAAAGAAATTAAAAGTGGTAAATTAGGTGATATTGCGCCAACAATATTAAAATTAATGGGGATAGAAAAGCCAGAATTAATGACGCAAGATTCCCTTGTAGATTAA